The segment GCTGATGGCCGTCCGGCACGCCCGGGAACAGGGCGCGAAGGTTCTCGCGATCTGCAATACCAACGGCTCCACCATTCCGCGCGAATCGGACGCGGTGCTCTACACCCACGCGGGCCCCGAGGTCGCCGTCGCCTCCACCAAGGCGTTCCTGACCCAGCTCGTCGCCTGCTATCTGGTGGCGCTGTATCTGGGGCAGGCGCGCGGGACCACCTGGGGCGACGAGATCCGTGCGGTCATCCGCGATCTCGCCGGGATCCCGGACGCCCTCGAACGCCTGCTGGCCACCATGGAACCGGTCCGTGCGCTGGCCCGCTCGCTGGCGGGCCAGGACACCGTCCTCTTCCTGGGGCGGCACGTCGGCTATCCGGTGGCGCTGGAGGGCGCGCTGAAGCTGAAGGAACTGGCCTATATGCACGCCGAGGGCTTCGCGGCCGGTGAGCTGAAGCACGGACCGATCGCGCTGGTGGAGCGGGATCTGCCGGTGGTCGTGGTGGTGCCCTCGCCCCGGGGGAGGTCCGTCCTCCATGGCAAGATCGTCTCGAATATCCAGGAGATCCGGGCGCGGGGGGCGCGGACCGTGGTGATCGCCGAGGAGGGTGACGAGGCGGTGGTTCCGTACGCCGACCATCTCGTCCGGATCCCGGCCGTCCCGACCCTGCTCCAGCCGCTGGTGGCTACTGTTCCGCTCCAGGTGTTCGCCTGCGAGCTGGCCACGGCCCGGGGCAACGAGGTCGACCAGCCGCGCAATCTGGCCAAGTCCGTGACCGTGGAGTAGTGGAGCAGGTGGAACAGAGGGTGATCGGATGATCATCGGGGTGGGGATCGACGTCGCCGAGATCGACCGTTTCTCGGCGTCGCTCCGGCGGACGCCGGGAATGGCCCGGCGGCTTTTCCTGGAGCGGGAACTGCTGCTGCCCAGCGGTGAGCAGCGGGGGTACGCGTCCCTCGCGGCCCGGTTCGCCGCGAAGGAGGCCGTGGCGAAGGCGCTCGGCGCGCCGCCGGGGCTGCTGTGGACGGACGCGGAGATCTGTGTGGAGGAGTCGGGCCGCCCCCGTCTCGAGGTCTACGGCACGGTGGCGGCGCGGGCCGAGGCGCTGGGGGTGCGGTCGTGGCATATCTCGCTGAGCCATGACGCGGGGGTCGCTTCGGCGGTGGCGATCGCCGAAGGGTAGGGGACAGCGGTACGCGCCGGGGCGGCGCGCCTCCGTGAGGGGGAGGGGCGCCGCCCCGGCGCGGGATCGGGGCGGGATCGGGGCGCGGGATCGGGGCGGGGATCAGCGGGCCCGGCGCTGTCGCCGGAAGGCGTACAGCGTCGTCGCCGCGCCCGCGGCGGCGAGCGCGGTGGCCGCCGTGGTCAGGCCGAGGGCGCTGGTACCGGTGGAGGCGAGGGAACCGCCACCGCTGCCACCGCCGCTGCCGCCGTTGCCTCCGGTGGAAGATCCGCCGATGGTCCCGCCGCCGCCGGTGCCGCCCGTCGTACCGCCCGTACTTCCGGCCGCCGTACCGCTCGTGCCCGTACCGCCGACCGACTGGGGTGCCGGGCCGCCGCCCGCCGTGGCACCCGATGACGAACCGGACGACGAACCGGACGACGAACCGCCCGCCGTGCCCGGCGGCGGCGGTTTCGGCGGGTCGGTCACCTTGAGCGCGGCCGGGGCCGAGCGCAGCGAGCCGACGGAGTTGGAGAAGACCGCGCGGTAGCGGTTGCCGTGGTGCGCCTTGGCCGCCGTGAAGGCGAGCCGGGGGCCCGACGCGCCCGCGACCGGCAGCCATGCCGTGCCGTTCGAGCTGACCTCCCAACCGGTGGTGGGTGCCGGGCTGCCGGTGGCCGAGGCCGTGAACACCGCCTGTTTGCCGACGGCGACCGTGACCGCCTTCGGTGCCGTGGCCGCCGTCGGGGACATCCGGCGCTGGAGCTGGGTGACCTTGCCCTCCGCGACCGCGAACACGCTCTGTGTCTTCGGGTCGAGGGCCAGCCCGGACGGCCGGTTGCCGACGGTCAGTTCCTCCTTGTCGCGCTTCCCCTGCACATCGACCGCGGCGACCACGGGTGCCGTGGTCGATGCCGCGTAGAGGGTGCCCGAACCGCCGTCGTACGCGAGTGCCTTCGGGTTGGCGCCCACCTGGAGCGTGCCGGTGACCCGGTTCGCCCGCAGGTCCACCGCGAAGACCGTGCCCGCGGCGAGGTTGGCGACATAGCCCGTACGGCTGACGGGGTCGACGGTCACGCCCATGCTGCCGAGTGCCGTCGTGCCCAGGCTCAGCGGCGTGCCCACGGCCTTGCCCGTCCGGCCGTCGATCGCGGCCAGCATGTTGTGGAAGGACATGGGCGTGGTGGAGGTGTTGGGGCCGACATAGGTGGCGTAGCCCCGGCGGGCCGCCGAGTCCACGGCGAGACCGGCGACGGGGAACGGGTGGACGACCGGCTTGCCGGCCTGCCGCCAGCCGGCCGAAGGGTTCCTTCCGGTGGCGAACACCGTCACCGACCGGGCGGGCTGCACCGCCGCGTACACCCGTCCCCCGCCGGGGTGCGCGGCCAGCAGATGGACATGGCCGGACAGTTTCGCCTTGTTGTCGGCGAGGGCGCCGGTACGGGTGTCGTAGGTGGCGATCCGGTCCCCGAAGGCCAGATGCAGGGAGCGCGCCGGGGCGTCCAGCGCCATGGCCGAGACCGAATCCGGCAGTTCGACAGGGGAGCCGACGGTACGGCCCGTGGCCGTCTCGTACGTCGTCAACTGGCGCCGGCTGCCGCTGTCGCTCGCCACATAGAGCCGCCCCGCCGCGGGATCGGCGGCCGCGTGCTGTGCGCCGCCCACGGCCGGGGTGAGGGTGCGCACGGTCTGGTGGCGCACCGTTCCGGCGGGCACCTCGGGCGTCGGCTCGCCGCCGTTGCCCGAGGAGAAGGTGACGGGAACGATCACGTCCTGTTCACGGTCGGAGATATGGGTGTGATCGGCCCGGGTGACCACGGCGCACTGGACCTGGGAGCAGTCCGCGCCGCTGTCCTTGGCCTTGACGGTCAGTTCCAGGGTGAAGCTGCCCTTGCCGTCGGCGCCGACGGTGAACTTCTTCACCAGGCCCTGGCCGTAGGCGGGCGGGTTGTTGGAGATCCAGTGGGTGGATCCGGAGCCACCGGTGAAGTCGCTGCCGCCGAGGCAGGGGCTGGGCTGCTCGCCGGGGGCGCCGGGCACCCGGCAGACGGCGAGATAGATGCCCTTGGTGACGTCGTATCCGGTGCCGGTGACGGTGACCTTCAGGCCGGCCGGGTTGATGTTCTTCGTCTCGGAGACGGTCAGTCTCTGTCCGGTGGGGCCGGTGGCCTCGCCGGGTACGGCCGCCGCGCGGGCCGTTCCCGGCGCCGCCGCGGCCAGGGCCGCGGCGGCGAGCAGGAGCGGTACGGCGGCGGCCACGGACCGCCTGACGCTCGGTGTGCTGGTGGGCATCGTTTAGGAGAACGTCACCGGGACGTAGATGTCGTACTTGCGGTCGTTGCTGTCGAAGTGGTCGGCGCGGGTGACGATCGCGCAGGTCACGCCGGACTGACCGCAGGTCACGGTGGCTGAGATCTGGGCCTTGACGTGGATGTTGACCGAGAAGCCGCCGCGGCCGTTGGTGACGGTGTACGGGGAGGAGTTGTTCGGCGACATCCACCACCAGTCGTTGTTCACCCAGTGCGAGGCGCCCGTGGTGCCGGCCTGGTCCTGGCCGCCGAGACACGGCGTCGGCTTGGCGTTCCAGGTGGACTGGTCGTTGACGTTCACCCCCGCGGGGACGGCACACAGGCCCACGTACACGCCCTGCGAGGTGTTGTAGCCGCTGCCGGTGACGGTGACGTTCTGTCCGGCCGCGGCGGCGGTGCTCGGGGCGGTGAGGGAGAGGTTGTACTGGACGCTGTTGTCCGTGACGGTTCTCGCCACGGTCGCCGCGGACGCGGAGGAGGCGAGGCCCAGGGTGAGCGCGGTGGCGCCGAGCAGGGCGACGGCGGCGCGGACGGCGGTGCGGGGGGCGGCAG is part of the Streptomyces qinzhouensis genome and harbors:
- a CDS encoding endoglucanase, with protein sequence MPTSTPSVRRSVAAAVPLLLAAAALAAAAPGTARAAAVPGEATGPTGQRLTVSETKNINPAGLKVTVTGTGYDVTKGIYLAVCRVPGAPGEQPSPCLGGSDFTGGSGSTHWISNNPPAYGQGLVKKFTVGADGKGSFTLELTVKAKDSGADCSQVQCAVVTRADHTHISDREQDVIVPVTFSSGNGGEPTPEVPAGTVRHQTVRTLTPAVGGAQHAAADPAAGRLYVASDSGSRRQLTTYETATGRTVGSPVELPDSVSAMALDAPARSLHLAFGDRIATYDTRTGALADNKAKLSGHVHLLAAHPGGGRVYAAVQPARSVTVFATGRNPSAGWRQAGKPVVHPFPVAGLAVDSAARRGYATYVGPNTSTTPMSFHNMLAAIDGRTGKAVGTPLSLGTTALGSMGVTVDPVSRTGYVANLAAGTVFAVDLRANRVTGTLQVGANPKALAYDGGSGTLYAASTTAPVVAAVDVQGKRDKEELTVGNRPSGLALDPKTQSVFAVAEGKVTQLQRRMSPTAATAPKAVTVAVGKQAVFTASATGSPAPTTGWEVSSNGTAWLPVAGASGPRLAFTAAKAHHGNRYRAVFSNSVGSLRSAPAALKVTDPPKPPPPGTAGGSSSGSSSGSSSGATAGGGPAPQSVGGTGTSGTAAGSTGGTTGGTGGGGTIGGSSTGGNGGSGGGSGGGSLASTGTSALGLTTAATALAAAGAATTLYAFRRQRRAR
- a CDS encoding holo-ACP synthase; protein product: MIIGVGIDVAEIDRFSASLRRTPGMARRLFLERELLLPSGEQRGYASLAARFAAKEAVAKALGAPPGLLWTDAEICVEESGRPRLEVYGTVAARAEALGVRSWHISLSHDAGVASAVAIAEG